The Juglans microcarpa x Juglans regia isolate MS1-56 chromosome 2S, Jm3101_v1.0, whole genome shotgun sequence genome has a window encoding:
- the LOC121252830 gene encoding aldehyde dehydrogenase family 2 member C4-like, translating to MATQNSDDSSASSLVKNPMIKFTKLFINGEFVDSISGKTFETVDPRTREVIANIAEGDKEDVDLAVKAARQAFDHGPWPRLPGYERGRIMMKFADLIEENVEELAALEIIDGGKLFNMNKAVDIPQAASSLRYYAGAADKIHGEVLKMSRELHGYTLQEPIGVVGYIIPWNVPSIMFFLKVSLALAAGCTMVVKLAEQTPLTALFYAHLAKLAGIPNGVLNVVSGLGSTAGAAISSHMDIDAVSFTGSTEVGRKVLQAAATSNLKVVSLELRGKSPLIIFDDADVDIAADLALFGILYNKGEICVASSRVYIQEGIYEELVKKLVEKAKAWVVGDPFDPKVQQGPQVDKKQYEKVLSYIEHGKREGATLLTGGKPLGEKGYFIEPTIFSEVKEEMLIAKDEIFGPVMAVAKFKTIEEAIKRANNTRYGLAAGIVTKDLNVANTVSRSIRAGTIWINCYFAFENDIPFGGYKMSGFGKDYGLEALHKYLQVKSVVTPLYNTPWL from the exons ATGGCAACTCAAAATTCTGATGATAGCTCGGCTAGCTCTTTAGTGAAGAATCCGATGATTAAGTTCACAAAGCTATTCATCAATGGAGAATTTGTTGATTCCATTTCAG GAAAAACGTTTGAGACAGTAGATCCAAGAACAAGAGAGGTGATAGCGAATATCGCAGAAGGAGATAAGGAAGATGTTGATTTAGCAGTAAAGGCTGCACGTCAGGCTTTCGACCATGGTCCATGGCCGCGCTTGCCTGGCTAT GAGAGAGGGAGGATAATGATGAAATTTGCGGACTTGATTGAAGAAAATGTAGAGGAATTAGCGGCTTTGGAAATAATTGATGGTGGTAAATTGTTCAATATGAACAAGGCCGTGGACATTCCTCAGGCAGCAAGTTCTCTTCGTTACTATGCCGGTGCAGCAGATAAAATACATGGAGAGGTACTAAAAATGTCACGTGAACTTCATGGATATACTTTGCAAGAACCTATCGGTGTCGTAGGATATATTATCCCTTGGAACGTCCCTTCCATCATGTTCTTCTTGAAGGTTAGCCTTGCTTTAGCAGCTGGGTGCACCATGGTCGTCAAGCTTGCTGAGCAAACTCCTCTAACAGCTCTCTTTTATGCTCATCTTGCAAAGCTA GCTGGTATTCCAAATGGAGTGCTCAATGTTGTGAGTGGATTAGGATCAACCGCTGGGGCTGCCATTAGCTCTCACATGGATATTGATGCA GTCAGTTTCACTGGTTCCACAGAAGTAGGACGTAAAGTTTTACAAGCTGCAGCTACAagtaatttgaaagttgttTCACTTGAATTAAGAGGCAAGTCGCCCCTTATAATTTTCGATGATGCGGATGTTGATATAGCTGCTGATCTAGCTCTCTTTGGTATTCTATATAACAA GGGAGAAATATGCGTTGCAAGTTCTCGAGTTTACATTCAAGAAGGAATATATGAGGAACTCGTGAAGAAATTAGTGGAGAAGGCAAAAGCTTGGGTAGTTGGGGATCCTTTTGATCCTAAAGTTCAACAAGGACCTCAG gTAGATAAGAAGCAATATGAAAAAGTTCTTTCCTACATAGAGCATGGCAAGAGAGAAGGAGCAACACTGCTAACCGGGGGCAAGCCCTTGGGTGAAAAGGGTTATTTCATAGAACCTACAATTTTCTCAGAAGTCAAG GAAGAAATGTTGATAGCAAAGGATGAAATATTTGGACCTGTTATGGCGGTTGCCAAGTTCAA AACAATCGAGGAGGCAATTAAGAGGGCCAACAACACAAGATATGGGCTAGCAGCTGGCATTGTGACAAAGGACTTGAACGTGGCTAACACTGTCTCAAGATCAATCCGTGCAGGCACCATTTGGATAAATTGCTATTTTGCTTTCGAGAATGACATCCCTTTTGGAGGGTATAAGATGAGTGGGTTTGGAAAAGACTATGGATTGGAAGCCCTTCACAAGTATCTTCAAGTTAAATCTGTTGTAACTCCCCTTTATAATACTCCCTGGCTTTGA
- the LOC121251632 gene encoding aldehyde dehydrogenase family 2 member C4-like has protein sequence MGSHGDEYSSASSVKNPTIKFTKLFINGDFVDSVSGKTFETIDPRTGEVIARIAEGDKEDIDLAVKAARQAFDHGPWPRLSGSERGRIMMKFADLLEEHAEELAALDTIDAGKLFSVGKAVDIPQAISCLRYYAGAADKVHGKVLKMSRELHGYTLLEPIGVVGHIIPWNFPTVLLFVKVSPALAAGCTIVIKPAEQTPLSALYYAHLAKLAGIPDGVLNVVTGFGPTAGAAVSSHMDIDAVCFTGSQEVGRKVMQAAAESNLKVVSLELGGKSPLIIFDDADLDMAAELAILGILFNKGEACVASSRVYVQEGIYDELVKKLVEKAKAWVVGDPFDPKVQQGPQVDRKQFERILSYIEHGKREGATLLTGGKPMAQKGYYIEPTIFADVKEEMLISKDEIFGPVMALAKFTTIEEAIKKANNTRYGLAAGIVTKDLNVANTVSRSVRAGTVWINCYFAFDTDCPFGGYKMSGFGRDYGLEALHKYLQVKSVVTPLYNTPWL, from the exons atgGGAAGTCACGGCGATGAGTACAGCTCGGCCTCTTCGGTGAAGAACCCGACGATTAAGTTCACCAAGCTGTTCATCAATGGAGACTTCGTTGATTCCGTTTCag gAAAAACGTTCGAAACGATAGATCCAAGAACAGGAGAGGTTATAGCAAGGATTGCAGAAGGCGACAAAGAAGACATCGATTTGGCAGTCAAGGCGGCACGACAGGCTTTCGACCATGGTCCATGGCCTCGCTTGTCAGGCTCT GAGAGAGGAAGGATAATGATGAAATTCGCGGACTTGCTTGAAGAACATGCAGAGGAATTAGCTGCCTTGGATACAATTGATGCTGGGAAGTTGTTTAGTGTTGGCAAGGCCGTGGACATCCCACAAGCAATAAGCTGCCTCCGTTACTATGCTGGTGCAGCTGATAAAGTTCATGGAAAAGTACTGAAGATGTCGCGTGAACTTCATGGATACACATTGCTTGAACCTATTGGTGTCGTGGGGCACATTATTCCCTGGAATTTCCCCACCGTATTGCTCTTTGTGAAGGTTAGCCCTGCTTTAGCTGCCGGGTGCACTATAGTCATCAAGCCTGCCGAACAAACTCCTCTGTCAGCTCTATATTATGCTCATCTTGCTAAGCTG GCCGGAATCCCTGATGGAGTACTCAATGTTGTAACTGGATTTGGACCAACCGCTGGGGCTGCCGTGAGCTCTCACATGGACATCGATGCG GTTTGTTTCACTGGTTCCCAAGAAGTAGGTCGCAAAGTAATGCAAGCTGCAGCAGAAAGTAATTTAAAAGTAGTTTCACTTGAATTAGGAGGCAAGTCACCCCTTATAATTTTTGATGATGCCGATTTAGATATGGCTGCCGAGCTTGCTATCTTGGGTATTTTATTTAACAag GGAGAAGCGTGTGTGGCAAGTTCTCGTGTTTATGTTCAAGAAGGGATATATGACGAGCTTGTGAAGAAATTAGTGGAAAAGGCAAAAGCTTGGGTTGTTGGGGATCCTTTTGATCCTAAAGTTCAGCAAGGACCTCAG GTCGATAGGAAGCAGTTTGAAAGAATTCTTTCATACATTGAACATGGCAAGAGAGAAGGAGCCACCCTGCTAACAGGGGGCAAGCCCATGGCTCAGAAGGGATATTACATTGAGCCTACTATTTTTGCTGACGTTAAg GAAGAAATGCTTATATCGAAGGATGAAATATTTGGACCAGTCATGGCTCTTGCAAAGTTCAC AACAATCGAGGAGGCCATTAAGAAGGCCAACAACACTAGATATGGGCTAGCAGCTGGCATCGTGACCAAGGACTTGAATGTGGCTAACACCGTCTCGAGATCAGTACGTGCAGGCACCGTTTGGATCAATTGCTATTTTGCTTTCGACACTGACTGCCCTTTCGGAGGGTATAAGATGAGTGGTTTTGGAAGAGATTATGGATTGGAAGCCCTTCACAAGTATCTCCAAGTGAAGTCCGTTGTCACTCCCCTTTATAATACTCCCTGGCTTTGA